The genomic stretch TGACAAAGCCTCTGCCCTCAGACTAGCCTAGCAGACAGGGGATCACACAAGGGCACCCTCTCCTGGCCCAGCTTTTTTCCAGGTGTCGGGGATCACCTCTATTCAGTGCACACCCATTACGACAACGATTTATAATTAGTCTCCCACACCCCCTACTTCTCAATGAGCTCTGATGGGGCAGAGAAGGTCTTAGCCATCTTGGTTTCGccagcacctagcacaatgcCCCCCAAAGTAGAATGAACATAGGGAGATGGGGGagaacactcttttttttttttttttaatttttttttttcaacgtttatttatttttgggacagagagagacagagcatgaacgggggaggggcagagagagagggagacacagaatcggaaacaggctccaggctctgagccatcagcccagagcccgacgcggggctcgaactcacggagagAACACTCTTAACTTTCCAGATAGAGGCTGTGAACCTGCAGAGCGTGGACGATCCACAAGAAGCAAAGGAGACAAAGTCTGACGAACAATACATGCCGTATCCACCTTTTCTTCGCCTCCTCCTTCCCGTGGCTGCTGTTCACTTGGCTTTGGCATAACCCCTCCTCACTACGCGGCTCTACTGACTGTATACACAGTCCATACCACCAGACCCTGGCCCCATCCTCAGGGACCACCCTTCACCCCAAAGAATAGGCCCCATTCAACGAGGCCTCATCCTCCAAAAGGATTCAGTCCTTTCCTATTTTCTAATAACTCGAGAAGGCCCCAAACACAACGGGCTGCCTTGTGAAGCAGATGCTACCACTCCTCACTGGCTGACAAGCGGTGGGTGGAGGGAAGTAGGGCAGGTGGTCTTAAACCCGCTGTGATTTTTCCCACTGCAACTGAaagaaaatccaaactccttcctGAGACGTGTAGGCCGCGTGCGATCTGGTTCCAACCTCTCTCCGAACTGAACCCAGGACTTTCAGTCTCTGGCTGCGTTTTCTTCCAGCTCTTTCTCACCTTGAGCCCTCTGAAAGTGTTGTGTCCTCTACACTTGACTTTGCACAGGATGCCGTCCCTTTTCTTAAGACCTCCTCTCACAAGGTGGACTTAGTTTTTGCTACtcactttctcttcctcaaaCTATGAGCTTGAGAGCTAGGGCTACGTCAGCACCCAGCTGGGTGTCCCACACATAGTTAAGTGTCTAATAAAACTTTGCTGATTTAATAAAACGGGGGACCGCCATCCCTCCACCCGGCTCCCCCACCATCCTTTTTTTCCGGGTGGTTCCCGCACCAAGTCACCCCCATCACTTGCAACCTGAGTCCCACTGCCCACAACCCACTCTCCGTTATCTGCCTTCACAACTTCCCACCTCGTAAACGCCACTAATGCATCCATTTAGTTGTCCATCTctccccccagctcccctctTAACCCTTTACATTCCATAAACCCCCAAACTGCTTTTCACCATATACCTCCCCATCCACAGACTCCCCTTAAACCCATCCCTCTCGCCCCAGGACAAGCTTCTAAAACCCATCACCTGCTGCTTAACCCCGTAAGCCTTTCAGTCCGTCGCATTTTAACCTCATAAATCCCTTCGGcctcagaacccccccccccccccggcccgctTTCAGTCCTCCCTGAGCCCCCACAtctcccctcccagctccccgCCCAGAGATGCACCCCAAGCTCTCACTGTGCACCGTCCTCACTCCTCAGGCCCCCTGTCAACTTGGCCCTGGCCCCGCGGCCCGCCCCCTTCACTCCCGCGACTTTGGGCGGCCCAGGCCCCCGTCGAGCCCGCGCAGCACCTGGCCTGCGCCTCCTCCAGGCTCTGGTCGGTGATGGCCATGATCTGCTGCAGGACCTCGCCTGTGTCGGGGCCTGGTGGGGgcccgggcggcgggcggcgcagGGCCGGGAGAGGCGGCGCGGGGCGCTGCGGGCGCGGCGGGGAGTCCATGGGCGGCGGGACCGGGGAGGCGCCGAGGAGGAGCGGGCCCGCTCACAAAAGCGCCGCAGCCAACCGCCGCCACCCGCGCGCACCGGGCGCGCGCGCCCAAGCCCCACccctcgccgccgccgccagccAACCGCCGCCAGCCAGGCCGCCGCGCACCGCCCACAGACACGCCCCTAACTGCCCCTTGCAACGGCCCGGGACTCGGTGGGGAGTTGCCGAGGCAACGGCTCTTCCCATCCTCACTCTCCTCCTGGCCGAGGAAGGGCGACCACTGCTTCGCTCTGCCGCAGAGGCTCCCCGCCCCGCCATGTCCACCTCCCTCACCTGCTCAGAACGACTCCTGCTTAGAGACCTTAATCTTTCTTGGGGCCCCTCATGTCTCCTCAGAGCCCCCGCACCTCCCTCAGAGAGCTCCAGCATTTTTCCTCAAGAGACCCTCAAGTCTCCTCAGAGACCATCCCCGCTACCTCCTCACGCCCTGTACTCCCCGCCAGAGCCCCCACTCCTCCTCAGAGCCCCCACTCCTCAACGGTCCCCACCCTTCCTCAGTGGCCCCCGTGTCCCAGACACCCCCGCCCTCCTCAGAGTACCCCACTCTTCAGGCCACCCCTTCCTTTCTCAGAAATCCCTATGATTCTCAGATCCTCGCCAACACTCACCATTCATCTCCAGAAGCCCTAACACCCAGTCCCCTAATGGTCCCCTCAGTCTCGGCCCCGTCAGATGGGCACTAGGGCTCCTGGCCTCCCGGCGCTTCCCTCTAGAGCTTTCCACGCGGGGTGCAATAGTGTGTGGTGATGGTGgctggagggtttttttgttgttgctgtttgtttgttgttttttttaaattttttttcaacgtttatttttatttttgggacagagagagacagagcatgaacgggggaggggcagagagagagggagacacagaatcggaagcaggctccaggctccgagccatcagcccagagcccgacgcggggctcgaactcccggaccgcgagatcgtgacctggctgaagtcggacgcttaaccgactgcgccacccaggcgcccctggctggaGGGTTTGAAGTGAGTGATTTTCTCGGCTGCAGAAATCAATTCTCTTTTCAAGGTCTGGCTGACGAGTGATCGCCCGTTGATTCACTCTCTCCGTCTACTCCGGTCTGGGCCTTCAAAACCCTAGCACGCGGTCACTGAGCTACTACTGAAGGGTGCTTCCTGAGGGTCTGCTCTGAGGTGTACCCACCCCAAGTAAGAGTGGATGTCCACAGGTCTTTTGTTTCAAACCACCAGACCTCACAGCTGAGTCAGAGAAGGCTCATCGTGTGAGAGAAAAGGAACAGACTGGACACGAATCACTTCTCCAAAGTCACAGGACCTGCTGGAGCCCGTTTTCTCTGAGGACAGAGTCGAGACGCAGGCTCCTCAAGGGTCCTCAGTCCCTCTGGAAACCCTTCAGGCCAAGGCCCATGTTCTCATTGCCGCTGGAGAGGAAACACAGTCACCCTATCTGGTGTGACTGGATTGGAGGACCCCAAAGAGGACGGCAGGGAATGGAAATGAGTGATGCGGGATGTGAAGAACCCCTCTGGAAGCTCCCCGAGTAAGGAAACCTGCCACTTGGCCCCAGTAAGAGGAAGTACTAGAAGCTGTGGCGACCAGGACTGTTGTCAGGGCAACAGCTGTTGCCCCGTACAAAAGTTCAGCAGCCCTGTGCATGAAACCTCAAAGTTGTTTGTAATTTCAGTGTCTTTCAGAGAACAGTGGGGGCGGAGGGTTGAAAGCTTTAGGGACCAAAACTTGCATGGCGGAGACACCTACAGAAGAGGGGAAAATCGATGGGACCAGAGGAGTGTGGGTTAGAGCCCGGAGGATACTAGTGCGCGAGCGGCCAGCTCAGAGCAAGTGAAACTTAAAACTGCCTTTGGGAGGCCATTTGGGGTCCCCACCCCATACGAAGTGGCTTTGGCACCTAAAGTGACATGTCTGTCCAATGGGCCTGGAGTCCCGCAGAGGCAAGGGCGGCCTTTCATGGGCCTGTGCCCAGGCATATGGTGGGGAGGGTCATCATCTCTGGAGATTTCAGGCCTCAGGCCCTAGAAGACATGCTGCCCACCTCGGATCCTGAAGTATCCAGCATCCCGGTTCATTCTTGCCGCCCCACAGAGCTGTCTTAGGGCAGGGGGAGTTTTCCCAAAGGGAAACCCAGCCCCATTCAGCAAAGAAGGGACCTAGATGTTTTTGGTTCTGCAGCAATGCGTGCTTTAGTGATTTAAGAATTTGGCCTCCAATGGGAGGCTTTTATTTAGCATGTGAACCTTAAGAGGCTATAACCTTGtatccccctgcccccccttaAGCGGAAGCAGAGAATCCAGATTCTGGTCTACACTGTACCTAGCAGGGTACCTTTATGAGCACCTGAGAGGGGGCTCATCATGGCATGTCTGAGCCTTGGGGGGGCTGTGGGGTGAGAGGAGGAAAACCAAGCTGAGGTTGTGACCAACTCTTGACTCTGTGGGGAATCCAAAGCCCTCTCCCCAGGTGCCTCTCTAGTCCCTTGATtcatctctgtgtcttttgaAGCTATGCAACCACAGGCCAGATGGCAACCCCTCTGAGCTCCTGTCCTGTGAAAGTTAAGTGTCATACCTGCACCACAAGATGCAAGTGATGATTAAATAACGCAACTACAGTGCTTATCAGAGTGCCGGGCACCTCAGAGGAGCCTGGGAAATGGCAACTCTAAAATCCTGCATCCTGCTCCATGGACCCTACTCCCCTTGGtcggggggcagggaaggggatggACACACCTGACTATTAATAACCTGGACTCAGACGAAAGGGCAGGCAGGAGAAAGAGGGTGAGTTCGAGGCAGGGGAACAGGCACAGGAGACCGAGGCAAAGAGAATGCGTGTAACACCTCCAACAAGAGAAatggagtggggcacctggctggctcagtcgttagAACATGAgattcctgatcttggggttgtgagtttgagccccatgttggatgtagagattacttaaaaaagagagagtaacAGCCGTGCAGAGATCAAAGATGAAAGAGAACAGGGCTGAGGAGATCCCAGCCTAGCCTGAGCTGAGGCGGACAATTCTGGGACACAGGGACAGACGGGAATCTCTGAGTTGTTGATAGAAAATGCTCTGGAGACCTCAGTGGAAAGACTTACTCCTTATAACATGCTCTCCCCCACAGACCCCCTCGATTCTAATAATGGACTGACAAGACCCCAGAGGCTGCAAGGGGCCACAAACCTTTTCCCAGATCACACTCAGCACCCCTCAGTCTGCGCCCCTAAAGAATCAGCTTCAGGCAGATGGTGCATCCACGGTCCGTGTCACCCTGTCTCACTGGGCGGGGtggcctcctctctcccatcTTTGACACCCACATCACCACAGACAAGGAAGCAGTCCACAGGGTTTACCAGGGATGTGtggtaaaaatagaaaatgtcagtTAAAACCCCCAAAACCTGAGATGATTAATTAGCAGATTCCTGAACCCCATCTGACTTTTCTCCTGGGCATTTAGAGGTGACCCCACACCCCCAGGCCCCCGGAGCAGGCAGAGCTGTGTGCCTGGGGGAGACTGGCAGTGGAGTTGTGCCACGGCAGACTGGGGGTCTGCCTTTAAGTCTGTCCTGCAGATTGGGGAGAGCCAGGTGCGTCCACGAGTGGTCAGGGGCTACGATCTGGCATCTGCGGCACCCCAGTGAAGTCCCAGGTTGGCTAAAGGGTGGAGTCCATCAGGGGATGGCCATTCTCAGGAAGCATGATGCGAGTGCTGGCACCCGTTCGGGTGGAGGGTGCGTAGCGGGCAGACTCGTGCGTGGACCGGCGAAGGCACAGACAGCAGAGGAGGCGGCGGAAGGTGCGGCGCATCTCAGCATCTCGGCACGAGTACACCACGGCATTGACCAGTGAGTTGGCCTCAGCCAAGAGTAGGAAATACTTCTCCACAGCCAGAACATTGCAGGACTTGCAGTCCAGACCGTCCAGAAGCAGCACCACCTGGCCCGGCGTCCAGCAGACCACGAACGCCCCTGCAGGATGGAGCCTGAGGTAAGCAGGGCCGGCTAGCAGGGGGCCTGGCACCCACAGCTTAGAGCTCAGGGCTGGAGGGGTCTCTGGAGCCCAGACAACGGCCACCGTTGCAGGGCAAGAGCGGCCGGACACGGTTCTCTGATCTGTCTGCCAGAGGGATACCTTTCCTAACCGGTACACGGTAGATAGGGTGCTGGGCATTTCTACATGGAGGCTGGTTCTGTGGGGAAAAGGAGGTCACTGTGGGACAGGCCAGTTActtggggcggggagggaggggatcGTAGGGAAGAGGCACTCTTTGATCTTGGGGTATGGGGGGGGGTATCCTCCTGGGATACACCTTGccgcctcccccactcagactACTCAACAGCCAGACTGATCTCGTTCCTCCCTGCTAAGAACTCTTAAGGGCTTCTTCCCCCAGAACTCAGAACAAAATCTGACTCTTGCCTGTGCCCTTCGAGGCGATGCTGAccttctctcttgcttctctccAGCCACGCCGGCCTCCTCTTTGGAGACACTGGCCCAGTCCTGCGGGGCTCTCAccttctgtcccctctgcctggaactcttcccttccccagctttcaggtctctgctcagatgtcacctccttgGAGAACATTCCCCACCCaaatcctcccctcccctgtctcgtgggagttgggtggggggaagcaggggTCCTGCAACCCTGGGCCAGCTGAGCGCACTCACTCACCCAGAATGATGACAACGGTCTTGACCAGGCTGAGTGTGGTCTCTCGGTAGCGAGGGTGGCAGCTGACATGCTCTGCCATGCGCTGCACCCTCCGCCTCACATAGAAGAAAATGCGGGTGTAGACAGCCACCATGAGCAGGAAGACAAGCAGGCTGGACAGGGCCCAGACGGCCAGGTAGGAACGGCTGAGCAGGGGGGCCATGCGTGAGCAGCGGTCCAGGGCACAGAGGCAGTGCCAGAAGTGGGCGGGCAGCAGCCCCAGGCCCAGCGCGGCCACCCACACCCCCACGATGAGCATGACGACTCGGCCATGGGGCAGGCGGCTGTGCAGCTGCACGGCCATCACACTGCGGTGCCGCTCCACAGCGATGGCCAGCAGCGTGGCCACTGACGCCGTCAGGCTGGTGTCCAGCAGGCCCTGCCGCACAAACCAGCCCTCCACCGAGAGCCGCGCAGTGCGAGGGCCCGTGTGGAACATGAGGAAGAGGTAGGCCACACCGGCAAAGAGGTCAGCTGCAGCCAGGTTGCCCAGCAGGTAGTAAATGGGCTGGTGGAAGCGGCGGTTGGAGGCGATGGCCGCGATCACCAGCAGGTTGGTCAGCAGCACCAGCACGCTGACGGTCAGCCCCAGAGCCACCACAACTACATCCTTGGGCCGCCAGTGGGAGCTGAGCTCCTTGCCACTGTTGTTGTAGAAGAAGCCGATGGTCTCATTGTAGTAGCACTGGCCCATGCTGACCATctgggggcacagagggagaggtcAGCGCAGGTGGCATTTGTTGGAAGGATACAGGAAGGAGCAGCGGCCAGAGGGGAGGGTCAGGACAGG from Prionailurus viverrinus isolate Anna chromosome A2, UM_Priviv_1.0, whole genome shotgun sequence encodes the following:
- the LPAR2 gene encoding lysophosphatidic acid receptor 2, which gives rise to MVSMGQCYYNETIGFFYNNSGKELSSHWRPKDVVVVALGLTVSVLVLLTNLLVIAAIASNRRFHQPIYYLLGNLAAADLFAGVAYLFLMFHTGPRTARLSVEGWFVRQGLLDTSLTASVATLLAIAVERHRSVMAVQLHSRLPHGRVVMLIVGVWVAALGLGLLPAHFWHCLCALDRCSRMAPLLSRSYLAVWALSSLLVFLLMVAVYTRIFFYVRRRVQRMAEHVSCHPRYRETTLSLVKTVVIILGAFVVCWTPGQVVLLLDGLDCKSCNVLAVEKYFLLLAEANSLVNAVVYSCRDAEMRRTFRRLLCCLCLRRSTHESARYAPSTRTGASTRIMLPENGHPLMDSTL